Within Topomyia yanbarensis strain Yona2022 chromosome 2, ASM3024719v1, whole genome shotgun sequence, the genomic segment GCCTTAGAAACCGTTTGCATCGATATTGAGCTGGACAGGTAGAACAACTATAGACGGCGGCGTCGTGCGTCGCTTTATGTGTTTTCAAACCACTTTTCTGAGCGAATGCCCTACCGCAAAGATCGCATATGTAATCACGACGTTGTTCATGAATTCCCGCTATATGTCTTAACAAAGCAACACGACTGTTGAAATCCATTGAACATTGATTACAGGGAACTCTTTCCACCTGACCTAAGTGTCGACGTTTGTGTATTAAAAACTCAGACTTTCTCGAAAACCATTTGGAACACAGTTTGCACCGAAACCTTTGTTTCCCGTGGGTTCTAATGTGAACAAAGTAGTCTCTCCTGATTTCAAATACCTCTTGACACGTTTCACAAGCATAACTTTTACGCTTTTGCTTTTCTTGCTGGTCAGGATATCGTTCATTAGTTTCGGGTTGAAATTCAGCATCAGTCTCGGTCAATACCGCACACACAGTTGGCTCTGGATCCGAGGCATAATCAATGTTATCATTGCCTTCGTTATCTACATTATGTTGCGTTGGCACATTCTCATTTTCAACGCAGTTATCAGCATCCTCAAAATGTTTGATGGCTGCCAATCGTTGTCGGAACTTTAAATCAGAATCTTCACAGCGCGTACGAAATGCGTAGGCTGTCTCCAAATCAGCAAAGCATTTGGTACAAATATGTTGTGGTAATCCGTCATTTTCTACGATCTACAATCGAAAATCTTATGCTTTAATTTGCactcaatttaaaaaatggcaaTTGTTTACTTTAGCCGCTTTACGAAGGAGGGTAATTTTAAATCGGGGTTTTTgcaaaacaacttattttttggACTAAAGAATTCCGAGGGCGGAAATTGCAGTTTTCCTGAGATCGCGTGAAAAACAGCGattaaaaatgttatttccaaTCTTCATGTGGCTAACCCTAACTAATAATACGGCAAGggtattttttaaagaactTTTAGGTAAAAATTACCGCTCTCTGATGTTGTATTTAGGCCAAAATACAGCGTTTTTGCAAAATATTCGCTTCAGAAAGGTCCCTTTTGCAAAAGAGGCTAAAGTAAACATTTATTGCCGAAAAATGCATATCACAATAGATGTTTAATCTTACCTGAACCGATGCACAGCAAAGGATTTTTTCAAGAATTTTGTGTGATTCATTGACGAAAATATTTATTAACAAATTAGAAGATGCACATATTCTGCATATTAATATTCGAGTATCCCAAGTAGTGTCAAAATCTGAACTCATATTAATCCAATGCTTTACCGTTAAAATTAAATCTCAGAATAAAGATTCGATAAGTTATTTTGTTGTTTATAATTTATCTGTCAGCATCAGGGACGCCCAGGTAATATTTtgagcagcgatgccagatgtgaagatatgtcttcattttgaagacattattgaaattgaaaaggcTGTGAAGACTAGatcactctagttagagtgtggccaagaggctaTGACGTATCCAAACAAACAGgaaatttctcgacaaacatgattacggcctaaaagccaactgtcaaaatccactttgaatggaaattccagacaaaccgttactagtcgaacacagttcacaacagtttatgaaagagaaaacttttctctttcgtttactaccaacatctgtgattggcgtgtaacggtttgtccggaatttccattcaaagtggattgtgacagttggcttttaggccgggGCCCATATCATTGgctcacaggttcgcttgcttccgacggccgGTCGGTGGCTACCTcacccggcggatcctcagcggtttAAGCGCGCCGCTTcagttcctaggcctcggttatgcggctaagccgcatcgaaatggtaccccttaaacattctaacttgaatcggttgtgtcaccggagccggaatacgaattagaaccagccagcattccggttgagttaaactgggaagtttagtaaaatttaatctggaaatgaattttttttggcaatgctccagcaccccgttgatttcaccaaagagaatagggaaagagacgaagagtgaaaatcagtcaaaacggcaacactctctttatgatgatttcaacactagaatgttggcaaccgcttccgcgggcagcactttaaatgactcctattatattttgaaaacaaacgttatgacgatcgttggatttgtttatcaaacgatgtgcatttcgaaacaaagagatgaaataattctaaagcttgtttttactcatacatatactctagaatggaccttacacaatcacgattgaactaaattctgacgaaaatcaaatttcttttttgatagatgtacaatacttatctcctccaactcaggcgtgagtaatgtttatttacattgcacgattggtctgctcaataaggtatttttggcttcacactattcgtctctttccctattaggttctttactggcacagttaacctcacttttcattcgcttgtactgtttacatggacttagaaaaatttttggacgactagattcgctcgaagaaaatcgtaaagattttttctaagtccatgtaaacagtacaagcgaactgtcaaaaatgaacactgagttcatttgtgacgtcagcgtaaagtattcaattctctttggatttcaccacctgggcgccaggttgacgatatgaaatgaacttcgacaagttttgattcgagccaacaacatccagccttcGTCATGgcctctaactagagtgctctcaCGGTAAATATCGAATACTCATTTTATGTCTACGTTTTGCACATCTTCGAGTATACGGCTAAAACGTCAAAAAATGAGTGAATTATAGTTGCGAACCAAGagtatttttatgcattttcaagTATGTCAATGACAAAcgaaaatgcgtaaaaaatatatACCATTGAGAAAAGAAAATTTGCACCATGTCGTAAAGCCATTTTTAAAACTATAGTACTCGATTTATAACCGACGGTTTCATTAAGTTCctggattattttttgaaaacaaatgcgaaaatttatcaaatcgGACAGGTAATTAACGCaattattgtattattgaatttgAAGCAAGATTAAATTAAAGTATCTTGTCTTGTAGTCCTCTCAAATTAAATTGTGTGGAAGAAAGATAGTAAACGTCGTCTGCCTCGGAGAAGACTTTATATCCGCTGATTGTATGCCGTAGAGGAAGATAGGAGTGCAGCATATGTTTATAGAAACTGGGAACTGCAGACCCAATACCGAGCAAACCGAAAATCCAATACATTCGGTCATAATTTGGAACACCCGGAAGCTGATAATGACTCTCGAAGATTtgaatttataaatttatttcgagaacattttagttttaaacttcaatataacaatAATTATATCCTAATTCAATTAACTTTTGTAATTAATAAAAACtaagcatttttaattttatgggAGTAAAAACTATGTATTCAACTCTGCAGGTGAGAGTATAAATTACGCATTTAATACTTTGTTTAGTGAGCCAAAACTACGCATTTTTCACTTTGATGCCTTGAATAAAAAGTATGCAGATTTTGACGTACATTTAGTATACTCAAAAGAGAGTAAAAAGAATATACTCCTTTATTGGATAGTCCCAGTTTCTCAACAAAAAGCGTACTTCGTAGTAAtattatgtcgttttcgattgagaacctagaaactaacccaggttagttgcttcaaacgaacgtttttaatgaaactgagttgggttctcgccaaacagcggtggtgtgagcgaacccgaaatatatttcaggttgcaacccaacccggttttcagttcagtggcgcataacctaggttggaaactggcttcaaacaaacggtttgacagcagttaggtccgaaactgagttagtttctgcttcaagcgaaaacgacattagaGTTTGTTACGGTTGGTGAAGACAAACgaagacattttttcatgaaatgtgaagacatttgaaaaatatgcctGGTATCCCTGAGAAATCTGTGCGCGGCAGGGATACCAGGTATCTTTTTCAGGTGTCTtcacattttataaaaaatgtcttcatttgtcttcaacggCCAGCATTAaacacggaaaaaaatattttttattattttattttttatttttattacatacatcgataaagctgatatcgaatggaacggaaaactatatacagCTGAATGACCCAATTCATACTGGATCCActcagaagtccgaaccggttccggactagtttgactgggtagaggaataatcgCTGTCAATTCGGTCGAACTCaactacaaaaaaaatatgacagtagcgcacctggtttggttatcccaactaccttcgaaaccgttagattttacacaagttgaatgctgaagatggatgtctgttctctgtgcatatactctagaatgcaccttacaatcacgattgaactaaattctgacgaaaattcaaatttcttttttgatagatgtacaatacttatctcctccagctcaggcatgagtaatgtttatttacattgcaccacagagaacagacattcatgatcgaacaaaaatatttaaaaaacgtgtgtaaacatttgaattaatatacaataaacactagcgccgccacaccccGGTCaacgtggcaagcagaaagttagcaaaagttgagcaaagcgaaattgatgctgacagagtttctgcgagcattttgcgcgatttgtgcgagaattctggcaacgaattcgctcaaatgcaacaaccgtttctgacagaagcggttaaaccaaccgatgctgctcacttttatccagaatccagtcagaaatgtacggccaagatctctgcacgcttcctgccacatctttatcagatgttttgctcgattcgtgctaaattctaccaggtaggaattgccaggatctttgcacagtttatgtccgagttatgccagggttttgctcggttcctgtcaaaattttccagaaaacgcgagcgaaaccgagttcgccctagctcaactaacccgacaggatacgcgcagaaatctgacagggctgccaaccaagacttacagaaatctagcagagcggtttctgccagaaaatttgctcactgggtcaCCGCTGTTCCTAAtgatcgttcactttttctcttaattttttttgttttagcttttgtgaacgattttgttggtctagataggtgtagaaaattttgtttcatatttctgtataaataacatagggcttaggtaggtcACCGCTTTCCTCTTGCTGTTGAATTGGTTGCTGGTTATGCTGCAAGGAGATGACAGCTAGGCATCGAGGCGGTGTGTcgattttgttttggtcgtgcagaaggcggccatcgtaaaaAGTTTAGTTAGTTTCGGACCACGTTGCAGTTCGGTTTGCTTTCGGTAGTGACCGGTTTGTTGTTGGAAAATCCAACCCGCCAAATAACGCGTGTGTGTGGAAGTATATTCCCGCAAAAGTACCTGCTCATGCTTCGAGAACTCTGGTCTAACCACAGCGGATCCACCTGAGGTAGGTCACAGCGGGGTCTACctgggccattcacggggagtgagtggacccggcgattattcgccccgtcgctagggaggttccaacaaaagagcaaagctctcctccctagctaattgtcaaggaccgctgccggagcagtcaACTCAAatcgggagaactcggccgttgctgtcccgcCCGGTCGGACGAGACCACCCGCCTTTCCGCCCAGTAGTAGCAGTTCATCatgagcagcagcagcagtggaaAGAGCTGGAggaaataaacacggtaaaattaaattgatttatttttgttccattagtttgttgtgttacgaaaatccgaaattccggtaggagcacctagaccgccttgaaaagaagggttcgccgggcaaacaagaacccgagtagtgggcaaaccgctacttacaagttttatttcttacacaagttgaaaactttacttgtatgtcagttctcagtggttaaACCTTctaacaatataacaaagaatttgatTTCTAtgtgttttagtgggtagaaactaaaagaatgcttacgcccaatttgcatttcAGTCGTGATTTCACCCTTCTGCAATCGCCATTTGCGAGAGGGCTAAACCGTGAACATGATTTTCAgtagggcgcggtaaatgggctaaactgtctctgtcttgctgggtagggctgggtaaatagACAAGCTTGACAtgatactttttaatagggctcagcaaatgggcgcatagaaacccaatgcaaatgaaagggcgcgtgcatcttttcttcaaatctcgacaaacatatgattacggcctaaaaaccaactgtcaaaatccactttgaatggaaattccggacaaaccgttactagtcgaacacagttcacaagagtttataaaagagaaaacttttctctttcgtttactaccaacatttgtgattggcgtgtaacggtttgtccggaatttccaatcaaagtggatttttacagttggcttttaggctgtaatcatatgtttgtcgaaaaaatttcatgaaaatatcgaaatattcgaatgtttatgtgcatcAACCACCGAGTAGATATtaattatcatttatataatagaaccgccgtttacagaataattttgtgaataataaccattCTCCCctgttctgtcaaaaaatgttagtTTAGCCAAATGCaaattatttgtatttggtttagcctttatattccatatgagaagaagggcctaagtcgaaatctcgaagaaaatgtatgtttcgccgttttgttttctttaattatgaaTCGATCTATAaaccatttctcgacaaacatatgattacggcttaaaagccagccgtcaaaattctctttgaaaggaaatttcggCCAAACCGTTACTGACTAAGCACAGTTCATAgtagttaatgaaagagaaaacttttctcttttgtttactaccaacatatgTGATTGGTGAGTAAtggttggcttttaagccgtaatcatatgtttgtcgagatttcaactaattttcacctcaatcttgtagtattttagtcACATAATGCCATagtagcgaaaacgcagtttgtttacatttgcgatttaagtcctaatgaaagatctatgttgAAGTGAATGTGAAATCATTCTTTTTACATGAAATGTTCAAAAATCTGCAGAAAATTCAATTAACTGCAATGTATCTGCAGCTTGAAAATACTGCAGAATAATAGAAGAATCTACAGATTTACAGACCTGGCATCCCACTTATAATCTCCGCCACTCGGGCAGCGCTGCAGTCGCATAAAAGTTACTTGCATCATTTTGTTACAGTGCACTTTGAGACGTACTAAAACGCTGTTCTAAACTTACGTAAACTGTCAAACGAGGAAAATTTTGTGTGTCGTTGAGTTCAATTTCTCCATCAAGATGGTGATCAAGATTCCTATTTAGCAACGTTTCGCGTGATTATGGTCAACTTACGGATGAAAATTTAATGTTTGGAACCCGTAGAAAGGTCGCATGTTGACGACTACATAAAAACTTAATTTATTCGGTAAGTGCGAAACAAAGGAAAAAGTTTGTTTTTCTATACAATATTGTTGACTGTTCTTCCGGAAAACTAAACCCAAATAAATAAGAGCttgaacaaaaacaattttaccAACAATTTTGCAATCCCGATGCTGGTGCTCTATAACTAGTAAATCGACCGTTTCAATAGACTAGAATATACCATCTCGATATTACGACGAATGGTGCTAACGTTTACCACACAAGTGAAAaaggttttaaaaaaattgttttgattttaggaATCGTCATCAATAATATTGAACTATTTAAATGTCTGGTGCAATCGAGTCATTGCTAGATACAAAACATCGAGACTCGCAAAGCTCTGAAACGGtgtaaattagaaaaaagatttttaacgGAAAGCTATGTCGGAACAGTCTTCGTCAAGCTCACCAAAGCAACAGGATACCAAAAGTTATCCAAAAG encodes:
- the LOC131683522 gene encoding zinc finger protein 41, translating into MSSDFDTTWDTRILICRICASSNLLINIFVNESHKILEKILCCASVQIVENDGLPQHICTKCFADLETAYAFRTRCEDSDLKFRQRLAAIKHFEDADNCVENENVPTQHNVDNEGNDNIDYASDPEPTVCAVLTETDAEFQPETNERYPDQQEKQKRKSYACETCQEVFEIRRDYFVHIRTHGKQRFRCKLCSKWFSRKSEFLIHKRRHLGQVERVPCNQCSMDFNSRVALLRHIAGIHEQRRDYICDLCGRAFAQKSGLKTHKATHDAAVYSCSTCPAQYRCKRFLRRHEQFHLPLEERNNKFIFKSTTYKPKKAKKRTYVCFYCGKISNNHASHVVHERIHKDERPYPCTVCGKRFRACGILKKHMKTHTDEKPFKCNICGACFREKSHLTTHNLTHSQERKHVCQICLKAFKLKSILKAHLKCHSVYDDIELKPSS